One genomic region from Vitis riparia cultivar Riparia Gloire de Montpellier isolate 1030 chromosome 17, EGFV_Vit.rip_1.0, whole genome shotgun sequence encodes:
- the LOC117934434 gene encoding uncharacterized protein LOC117934434 — protein MLGTSLQLRRVHGEDRFYIPGKTRKNLIQQRQQLQKAKSDVTEKTASSAKSKTAISENRNPEASSCSIAKPSSEPSTAPSNLDRFLESTTPSVPAQHFSKTTLRTCDIEFQHYFTLGDLWESFMEWSAYGAGVPLVLDGSDPVVQYYVPYLSGIQLYVESTTSNAKSRQAGEDSDSDYYRDSSSDGSNDYEFEKGMKFSREQQACHCPASDVPIQMGRLSLREKHNTVQEGFSSDDSEASNSHGHLIFEYLEHNPPYGREPFADKILDLAREYPELKTLRSCDLLPVSWMSVAWYPIYRIPMGQTLRDLDACFLTYHSLSTPMKDGGSTQAAVEVYPSEMEGVPKISLPVFGMASYKFKGSIWMQNGTCEHQLVNSLVQDAGNRLRLLEVNHPDFQFFVSHGMYRR, from the exons ATGTTGGGGACTAGTTTGCAGCTTCGGCGGGTTCATGGTGAGGATCGGTTCTACATTCCCGGGAAAACGAGGAAGAATCTGATTCAACAAAGGCAACAGCTTCAGAAAGCTAAGAGTGATGTGACTGAGAAAACCGCTTCATCTGCAAAGAGCAAAACTGCGATTTCTGAGAATAGAAACCCTGAGGCATCCTCATGTTCGATTGCTAAGCCTTCTTCCGAGCCGTCCACAGCTCCTTCTAACCTTGATCGGTTCTTGGAATCAACGACTCCTTCGGTGCCGGCGCAGCACTTCTCTAAG ACTACATTGAGGACTTGTGACATTGAGTTTCAACATTACTTCACATTGGGTGATTTGTGGGAATCTTTTATGGAATGGAGTGCGTATGGGGCAGGAGTGCCTTTGGTATTGGATGGGAGTGATCCTGTTGTTCAATACTATGTCCCATATTTATCAGGCATACAATTATATGTTGAATCTACAACTTCGAATGCTAAATCAAG GCAAGCTGGCGAGGACAGTGACAGTGACTATTACAGGGACTCAAGTAGTGATGGAAGTAATGATTACGAATTTGAAAAAGGGATGAAGTTTTCTAGGGAGCAGCAGGCTTGTCACTGTCCAGCAAGTGATGTCCCTATTCAAATGGGCAGGTTGTCTTTAAGGGAAAAACACAATACAGTTCAAGAAGGCTTTTCTAGTGATGATAGTGAGGCTAGCAATTCTCATGGTCACCTGATTTTTGAGTATCTTGAGCACAATCCTCCTTATGGTCGAGAACCGTTCGCCGACAAG ATACTAGATCTCGCACGTGAGTATCCTGAGCTGAAAACACTAAGAAGTTGTGACCTGCTGCCTGTCAGTTGGATGTCTGTGGCATG GTATCCCATATACCGAATACCCATGGGACAGACATTAAGGGATTTGGATGCTTGCTTTCTAACTTACCATTCTCTTTCTACACCCATGAAAG ATGGTGGAAGCACACAAGCTGCAGTAGAGGTCTATCCCAGTGAGATGGAGGGTGTCCCAAAGATTTCATTACCTGTTTTTGGCATGGCTTCCTATAAGTTCAAGGGTTCCATATGGATGCAAAATGGGACATGTGAGCATCAACTGGTGAATTCTCTCGTGCAGGATGCAGGTAACCGGTTAAGACTGCTGGAGGTCAATCACCCAGATTTCCAGTTCTTTGTTTCACATGGTATGTACCGCAGGTGA
- the LOC117934433 gene encoding kinesin-like protein NACK1, which translates to MTVRTPSTPASKTDRTPVSTPGGSKVREEKIVVTVRLRPLSKKEQSAKDQVAWDCIDDHTIVFKPPPQERSPQLASFTFDKVFGPASLTETVYEEGVKNVALSALMGINATIFAYGQTSSGKTYTMRGITEKAVNDIYKHIMNSPERDFTIKISGLEIYNENVKDLLNSESGRNLKLLDDPEKGTVVEKLVEETANNDQHLRHLISICEAQRQVGETALNDNSSRSHQIIRLTIESTLRENSGCVKSFVASLNFVDLAGSERASQTHADGARLREGCHINLSLMTLTTVIRKLSVGKRSGHIPYRDSKLTRILQHSLGGNARTAIICTLSPALTHVEQSRNTLFFATRAKEVTNNAQVNMVVSDKQLVKHLQKEVARLEAELRTPDPSKEKDMKIQQMEMEIEELRRQRDLAQSQVDELRKKIQDDPQPQSSNPFDSPRPVKKCLSFSGGLSPKLDGKEPGHGDRIRNTMGRQTMRQSSTAPFTLMHEIRKLEHLQEQLGEEANRALEVLQKEVACHRLGNQDAAETIAKLQAEIREMQAVRSVPKEVEVGSVVATNKSVSANLKEEITKLHSQGSTIADLEEQLENVQKSIDKLVLSLPSNNQQSNNESIVKTKSQSKKKKLIPLASSNGANRQNFIRSPCSPLSSRQTLEADVENRAPENDDIVYSEIVLESEKETPTKSEEGGDVSSKEGTPGYQRSSSVNMRKMQKMFQNAAEENVRNIRAYVTELKERVAKLQYQKQLLVCQVLEMEANEAAGYNLEEENTAEPEEPPVSWHVTFREQRQQIIELWDLCFVSIIHRTQFYLLFKGDPADQIYMEVELRRLTWLQQHLAELGNASPARVGDEPTISLSSSIRALKREKEFLAKRLTTRLTLEERELLYLKWDVPLEGKQRKMQFVNKLWTDPHDAKHVQESAEVVAKLVGFCESSNMSKEMFELNFVLPADKRPWITGWNQISNLLHL; encoded by the exons ATGACTGTTCGGACACCGAGCACACCAGCTTCAAAGACAGACAGAACACCAGTATCAACCCCTGGAGGGTCCAAAGTCAGAGAAGAGAAGATTGTGGTGACAGTACGATTAAGGCCTTTAAGTAAAAAAGAGCAGTCAGCTAAAGACCAAGTCGCATGGGATTGCATTGATGATCACACGATTGTGTTCAAGCCACCACCTCAGGAGCGTTCACCTCAACTAGCCTCATTTACATTTG ATAAAGTCTTTGGTCCTGCTTCTTTGACTGAGACGGTATATGAGGAAGGCGTCAAGAACGTTGCTTTGTCTGCTTTGATGGGCATAAATG CAACTATATTTGCATATGGGCAAACCAGCAGTGGGAAGACTTACACAATGAGAGGAATAACAGAGAAAGCTGTTAATGATATCTATAAGCATATAATGAAT AGTCCTGAGAGAGATTTTACAATAAAGATTTCTGGACTAGAAATTTATAACGAGAATGTCAAGGACCTATTGAATTCTGAATCGGGTCGTAACCTTAAGCTGTTAGATGATCCAGAG AAAGGAACTGTGGTTGAGAAGCTAGTGGAGGAGACTGCAAATAATGACCAGCATTTAAGACATTTGATCAGCATTTGTGAAG CTCAAAGGCAAGTGGGTGAAACTGCCCTCAATGACAACAGCTCTCGATCACACCAGATAATAAGGCTG ACAATAGAAAGTACTCTCCGAGAAAATTCAGGTTGCGTCAAGTCTTTTGTTGCTAGCCTG AACTTTGTAGATCTAGCTGGAAGTGAAAGAGCCTCACAGACACATGCAGATGGTGCAAGGCTCAGGGAAGGCTGTCACATTAACCTTAGCTTGATGACTCTCACAACTGTAATCAGAAAACTCAG TGTCGGGAAAAGAAGCGGTCATATACCCTACCGAGACTCAAAACTCACTCGCATATTGCAGCACTCACTTGGTGGGAATGCTCGTACTGCAATCATCTGCACTTTGAGTCCAGCTTTGACACATGTTGAACAATCTCGGAATACACTCTTCTTTGCCACCCGAGCAAAGGAAGTGACAAATAATGCTCAAGTCAATATG GTTGTTTCAGACAAGCAGTTGGTGAAACATTTGCAGAAGGAAGTAGCCAGGCTGGAAGCAGAGCTGCGCACCCCAGATCCatcaaaggaaaaagatatgaaaatccaGCAG ATGGAGATGGAAATTGAAGAGCTAAGGCGCCAAAGAGATCTTGCACAATCCCAGGTGGACGAGTTACGGAAAAAAATTCAGGACGACCCACAG CCTCAGAGTTCAAATCCATTTGACTCACCCCGTCCAGTGAAGAAGTGTCTCTCTTTCTCTGGTGGATTATCTCCAAAACTTGATGGCAAGGAACCAGGCCATGGTGATAGAATAAGGAATACAATGGGGAGGCAGACAATGAGGCAATCATCAACTGCTCCTTTCACATTAATGCATGAAATTCGCAAACTTGAACACCTTCAGGAGCAGCTTGGAGAAGAAGCTAATAGAGCTCTGGAAGTACTACAGAAGGAGGTGGCTTGTCATAGACTAGGTAACCAAGATGCAGCTGAGACTATTGCCAAGTTGCAAGCAGAAATAAGGGAAATGCAAGCTGTTCGATCAGTGCCAAAAGAAGTTGAAGTTGGCAGTGTTGTTGCTACTAACAAAAGTGTCAGTGCCAACCTCAAAGaagaaataacaaaacttcATTCACAGGGCAGCACCATTGCAGATCTTGAGGAACAGCTTGAAAATGTTCAGAAGTCCATAGACAAATTGGTATTGTCTCTTCCAAGCAATAATCAGCAGTCTAACAATGAATCAATTGTGAAGACCAAGAGTCAatcgaaaaagaaaaagttgattCCCCTAGCTTCGAGTAATGGTGCCAACAGGCAAAATTTCATAAGATCTCCCTGTTCACCTCTATCATCTAGGCAAACATTGGAGGCAGATGTTGAAAATAGAGCTCCAGAGAATGATGACATTGTGTACAGTGAGATAGTGCTGGAGTCTGAGAAGGAGACTCCTACAAAGAGTGAAGAAGGTGGAGATGTCTCATCAAAGGAGGGAACTCCTGGCTACCAACGTTCAAGTTCAGTAAACATGAGGAAAATGCAGAAAATGTTTCAGAATGCAGCAGAGGAGAATGTGAGAAACATAAGAGCATATGTGACGGAATTGAAAGAACGTGTGGCCAAGCTACAATACCAAAAGCAGCTACTTGTTTGCCAG GTGCTTGAGATGGAAGCAAATGAAGCAGCCGGATATAATTTAGAGGAAGAGAACACAGCTGAGCCAGAGGAGCCCCCAGTTTCTTGGCATGTCACTTTTAGGGAGCAAAGACAGCAAATCATTGAGTTATGGGATTTGTGCTTTGTTTCCATTATTCACAGGACACAGTTCTATTTGTTATTTAAGGGGGACCCAGCTGATCAGATATACATGGAAGTGGAGCTTAGACGGCTGACTTGGTTGCAGCAGCACTTGGCAGAGCTCGGAAATGCAAGTCCAGCTCGAGTAGGAGATGAGCCCACAATTTCTCTATCATCAAG CATTAGAGCATTGAAGCGCGAGAAAGAGTTCCTGGCAAAGAGATTAACTACTCGTTTGACCCTTGAAGAGAGAGAGCTGTTGTACCTGAAGTGGGATGTTCCACTAGAAGGGAAGCAGAGGAAGATGCAGTTTGTGAACAAGCTTTGGACGGATCCCCATGATGCCAAGCATGTACAGGAGAGCGCTGAGGTTGTGGCAAAGCTGGTAGGGTTCTGCGAAAGCAGCAATATGTCAAAGGAGATGTTTGAGCTCAATTTTGTGCTTCCAGCAGATAAGAGGCCATGGATTACGGGCTGGAACCAAATATCAAACCTTCTTCATCTGTGA
- the LOC117934435 gene encoding non-specific lipid-transfer protein 2-like has translation MKVSYITVCAVLVLLLAEAHITVAVTCSPTELSSCVGAITSSTPPSKLCCSKIKEQKPCLCQYLKNPNLKKFVNSPNARKVASTCGTPIPKC, from the coding sequence ATGAAGGTATCATATATTACAGTTTGTGCCGTACTGGTGCTACTCCTTGCTGAAGCACACATCACAGTGGCAGTAACATGCAGCCCCACGGAACTGAGCTCTTGCGTTGGTGCAATCACATCATCAACTCCACCGTCTAAACTATGCTGTAGCAAGATCAAGGAACAGAAGCCTTGCCTTTGCCAGTACCTCAAGAACCCCAACCTCAAGAAGTTTGTCAACTCCCCCAATGCCAGGAAGGTTGCTAGCACTTGTGGGACTCCCATCCCTAAGTGCTAG
- the LOC117905093 gene encoding L-Ala-D/L-amino acid epimerase isoform X1, protein MALIGFSLHSQFLCSNPRTSKPRRIRPSSPSGSAVVKMAVATPTTFGFKNLIETFTVDVQRAEGRPLNVPLIAPFTIASSRLERVENVAIRIELKNGCVGWGEGPILPFVTAENQATAMAKAAEVCEVLRRRPAMTLGMLLGEIGEAVPGHEFASVRAGVEMALIDAVANSMGIPLWRLFGGVSNAITTDITIPIVSPADAAELATKYRKQGFKTLKLKVGKNLNADIEVLQAIRVAHPDCLFILDANEGYTPKEAIEVLEKLHGKEMGVTPVLFEQPVHRDDWEGLGHVSNVARDKYGVSVAADESCRSLLDVKKIVEGNLANVINIKLAKVGVLGALEIIDAARAAGLDLMIGGMVETRLAMGFAGHLAAGLGCFKFIDLDTPLLLSEDPVQEGYDVSGAVYKFTNARGHGGFLHWDNIA, encoded by the exons ATGGCCTTGATTGGGTTCTCACTTCACTCACAATTTCTCTGCTCCAACCCCAGGACCTCAAAGCCCAGAAGAATCAGACCCAGCTCGCCGTCGGGCTCCGCCGTGGTGAAAATGGCGGTGGCGACACCCACGACCTTTGGGTTCAAGAATTTGATAGAGACGTTCACGGTGGATGTGCAGAGAGCGGAGGGGAGGCCCTTGAATGTGCCCTTGATCGCCCCTTTTACTATTGCATCGTCGAGGCTGGAGAGGGTGGAGAACGTGGCGATTAGAATTGAGTTGAAGAATGGGTGTGTGGGGTGGGGTGAGGGCCCGATTCTGCCGTTTGTGACTGCGGAGAATCAGGCGACAGCGATGGCTAAGGCGGCGGAGGTTTGCGAGGTTCTGCGGCGGAGACCGGCGATGACTCTGGGTATGTTGTTGGGTGAGATTGGTGAGGCTGTTCCTGGTCATGAATTTGCTTCT GTTAGGGCGGGAGTTGAGATGGCATTGATTGATGCAGTTGCTAATAGCATGGGCATCCCTTTGTGGAGACTATTTGGTGGAGTGTCAAATGCCATAACTACTGATATAACA ATTCCAATTGTTTCCCCTGCTGATGCTGCTGAATTGGCTACAAAGTATCGCAAACAAGGATTCAAGACCTTGAAGCTTAAGGTGGGAAAGAATCTGAATGCAGACATAGAAGTTCTTCAAGCCATTCGTGTGGCACACCCTGATTGCTTATTTATCTTGGATGCTAATGAAGGATACACTCCAAAGGAAGCCATTGAAGTTCTTGAAAAGCTACATGGTAAAG AAATGGGAGTGACTCCTGTTCTATTTGAACAACCTGTTCATAGGGATGATTGGGAAGGTCTTGGTCATGTTAGTAATGTTGCAAGAGACAAATATGGGGTATCTGTTGCCGCTGATGAGAGCTGCCGGAGTTTACTTGATGTTAAGAAAATAGTGGAAGGAAACCTTGCAAATGTCATTAATATTAAACTAGCAAAAGTTGGGGTCCTTGGGGCCCTTGAAATTATTGATGCAGCAAGAGCAGCGGGGCTTGATCTAATGATAGGTGGCATGGTTGAAACTAGATTAGCGATGGGCTTTGCTGGCCATCTTGCTGCTGGCCTTGGGTGTTTCAA ATTCATTGACCTAGATACACCTCTTTTGCTGTCAGAAGATCCCGTTCAGGAGGGATATGATG TCTCGGGTGCTGTTTACAAGTTCACAAATGCCAGAGGCCATGGTGGTTTCCTTCATTGGGATAATATTGCCTA A
- the LOC117905093 gene encoding L-Ala-D/L-amino acid epimerase isoform X2, with amino-acid sequence MALIGFSLHSQFLCSNPRTSKPRRIRPSSPSGSAVVKMAVATPTTFGFKNLIETFTVDVQRAEGRPLNVPLIAPFTIASSRLERVENVAIRIELKNGCVGWGEGPILPFVTAENQATAMAKAAEVCEVLRRRPAMTLGMLLGEIGEAVPGHEFASVRAGVEMALIDAVANSMGIPLWRLFGGVSNAITTDITIPIVSPADAAELATKYRKQGFKTLKLKVGKNLNADIEVLQAIRVAHPDCLFILDANEGYTPKEAIEVLEKLHEMGVTPVLFEQPVHRDDWEGLGHVSNVARDKYGVSVAADESCRSLLDVKKIVEGNLANVINIKLAKVGVLGALEIIDAARAAGLDLMIGGMVETRLAMGFAGHLAAGLGCFKFIDLDTPLLLSEDPVQEGYDVSGAVYKFTNARGHGGFLHWDNIA; translated from the exons ATGGCCTTGATTGGGTTCTCACTTCACTCACAATTTCTCTGCTCCAACCCCAGGACCTCAAAGCCCAGAAGAATCAGACCCAGCTCGCCGTCGGGCTCCGCCGTGGTGAAAATGGCGGTGGCGACACCCACGACCTTTGGGTTCAAGAATTTGATAGAGACGTTCACGGTGGATGTGCAGAGAGCGGAGGGGAGGCCCTTGAATGTGCCCTTGATCGCCCCTTTTACTATTGCATCGTCGAGGCTGGAGAGGGTGGAGAACGTGGCGATTAGAATTGAGTTGAAGAATGGGTGTGTGGGGTGGGGTGAGGGCCCGATTCTGCCGTTTGTGACTGCGGAGAATCAGGCGACAGCGATGGCTAAGGCGGCGGAGGTTTGCGAGGTTCTGCGGCGGAGACCGGCGATGACTCTGGGTATGTTGTTGGGTGAGATTGGTGAGGCTGTTCCTGGTCATGAATTTGCTTCT GTTAGGGCGGGAGTTGAGATGGCATTGATTGATGCAGTTGCTAATAGCATGGGCATCCCTTTGTGGAGACTATTTGGTGGAGTGTCAAATGCCATAACTACTGATATAACA ATTCCAATTGTTTCCCCTGCTGATGCTGCTGAATTGGCTACAAAGTATCGCAAACAAGGATTCAAGACCTTGAAGCTTAAGGTGGGAAAGAATCTGAATGCAGACATAGAAGTTCTTCAAGCCATTCGTGTGGCACACCCTGATTGCTTATTTATCTTGGATGCTAATGAAGGATACACTCCAAAGGAAGCCATTGAAGTTCTTGAAAAGCTACATG AAATGGGAGTGACTCCTGTTCTATTTGAACAACCTGTTCATAGGGATGATTGGGAAGGTCTTGGTCATGTTAGTAATGTTGCAAGAGACAAATATGGGGTATCTGTTGCCGCTGATGAGAGCTGCCGGAGTTTACTTGATGTTAAGAAAATAGTGGAAGGAAACCTTGCAAATGTCATTAATATTAAACTAGCAAAAGTTGGGGTCCTTGGGGCCCTTGAAATTATTGATGCAGCAAGAGCAGCGGGGCTTGATCTAATGATAGGTGGCATGGTTGAAACTAGATTAGCGATGGGCTTTGCTGGCCATCTTGCTGCTGGCCTTGGGTGTTTCAA ATTCATTGACCTAGATACACCTCTTTTGCTGTCAGAAGATCCCGTTCAGGAGGGATATGATG TCTCGGGTGCTGTTTACAAGTTCACAAATGCCAGAGGCCATGGTGGTTTCCTTCATTGGGATAATATTGCCTA A
- the LOC117905093 gene encoding L-Ala-D/L-amino acid epimerase isoform X3, whose translation MALIGFSLHSQFLCSNPRTSKPRRIRPSSPSGSAVVKMAVATPTTFGFKNLIETFTVDVQRAEGRPLNVPLIAPFTIASSRLERVENVAIRIELKNGCVGWGEGPILPFVTAENQATAMAKAAEVCEVLRRRPAMTLGMLLGEIGEAVPGHEFASVRAGVEMALIDAVANSMGIPLWRLFGGVSNAITTDITIPIVSPADAAELATKYRKQGFKTLKLKVGKNLNADIEVLQAIRVAHPDCLFILDANEGYTPKEAIEVLEKLHEMGVTPVLFEQPVHRDDWEGLGHVSNVARDKYGVSVAADESCRSLLDVKKIVEGNLANVINIKLAKVGVLGALEIIDAARAAGLDLMIGGMVETRLAMGFAGHLAAGLGCFKFIDLDTPLLLSEDPVQEGYDVSGAVYKFTNARGHGGFLHWDNIA comes from the exons ATGGCCTTGATTGGGTTCTCACTTCACTCACAATTTCTCTGCTCCAACCCCAGGACCTCAAAGCCCAGAAGAATCAGACCCAGCTCGCCGTCGGGCTCCGCCGTGGTGAAAATGGCGGTGGCGACACCCACGACCTTTGGGTTCAAGAATTTGATAGAGACGTTCACGGTGGATGTGCAGAGAGCGGAGGGGAGGCCCTTGAATGTGCCCTTGATCGCCCCTTTTACTATTGCATCGTCGAGGCTGGAGAGGGTGGAGAACGTGGCGATTAGAATTGAGTTGAAGAATGGGTGTGTGGGGTGGGGTGAGGGCCCGATTCTGCCGTTTGTGACTGCGGAGAATCAGGCGACAGCGATGGCTAAGGCGGCGGAGGTTTGCGAGGTTCTGCGGCGGAGACCGGCGATGACTCTGGGTATGTTGTTGGGTGAGATTGGTGAGGCTGTTCCTGGTCATGAATTTGCTTCT GTTAGGGCGGGAGTTGAGATGGCATTGATTGATGCAGTTGCTAATAGCATGGGCATCCCTTTGTGGAGACTATTTGGTGGAGTGTCAAATGCCATAACTACTGATATAACA ATTCCAATTGTTTCCCCTGCTGATGCTGCTGAATTGGCTACAAAGTATCGCAAACAAGGATTCAAGACCTTGAAGCTTAAGGTGGGAAAGAATCTGAATGCAGACATAGAAGTTCTTCAAGCCATTCGTGTGGCACACCCTGATTGCTTATTTATCTTGGATGCTAATGAAGGATACACTCCAAAGGAAGCCATTGAAGTTCTTGAAAAGCTACATG AAATGGGAGTGACTCCTGTTCTATTTGAACAACCTGTTCATAGGGATGATTGGGAAGGTCTTGGTCATGTTAGTAATGTTGCAAGAGACAAATATGGGGTATCTGTTGCCGCTGATGAGAGCTGCCGGAGTTTACTTGATGTTAAGAAAATAGTGGAAGGAAACCTTGCAAATGTCATTAATATTAAACTAGCAAAAGTTGGGGTCCTTGGGGCCCTTGAAATTATTGATGCAGCAAGAGCAGCGGGGCTTGATCTAATGATAGGTGGCATGGTTGAAACTAGATTAGCGATGGGCTTTGCTGGCCATCTTGCTGCTGGCCTTGGGTGTTTCAA ATTCATTGACCTAGATACACCTCTTTTGCTGTCAGAAGATCCCGTTCAGGAGGGATATGATG TCTCGGGTGCTGTTTACAAGTTCACAAATGCCAGAGGCCATGGTGGTTTCCTTCATTGGGATAATATTGCCTAG
- the LOC117904924 gene encoding reticulon-like protein B9 yields the protein MQDPTPPVKLFGRQRSIHEVLGGGTVADVLLWRNKIASAALLIGSEVLWFLFEVVEYSFVSLLCHILITAMLVLFIWSTLAEHFKWPPFEIPEIILDEYAFHSAASILHERLNQFLSIIVDISCGKDLPLFFLTLVSLWILSVMGNYCSFCKLLFVGVLFLETLPFLYERYEEDVDHHAIIMHQQIKKMLSEVNSSLLNKVPRGPAKEKKTT from the exons ATGCAAGATCCGACACCGCCGGTAAAGCTCTTTGGTCGTCAAAGGTCCATACATGAAGTTCTAGGAGGAGGAACAG TTGCAGATGTGCTGCTATGGAGGAACAAAATAGCATCGGCTGCACTTCTGATTGGGAGTGAAGTCTTGTGGTTTCTTTTCGAGGTTGTTGAGTACAGTTTTGTGTCCCTTCTTTGTCACATTCTCATCACAGCAATGCTTGTGCTATTCATATGGAGCACTCTTGCTGAACATTTCAAATG GCCTCCTTTTGAGATCCCTGAAATCATTTTAGATGAGTACGCATTCCACTCAGCTGCTTCAATCCTCCATGAAAGATTGAACCAGTTCTTGTCGATCATCGTCGACATCTCATGTGGAAAAGACCTACCACTCTTCTTTTTG ACCCTTGTTTCTCTATGGATTCTGTCTGTGATGGGAAACTATTGCAGCTTCTGCAAACTTCTGTTCGTTG GCGTGCTCTTCTTGGAAACATTGCCATTTCTGTACGAGCGGTATGAGGAAGATGTTGATCACCATGCTATCATAATGCATCAACAGATAAAGAAAATGCTCAGCGAGGTCAATTCAAGTTTGCTCAACAAGGTTCCAAGAGGACCAGCGAAAGAGAAGAAGACCACATAA